The DNA sequence GTCCGGTCTGATTCGGCGTGCGTCCATGACCGAAGCGGCCGTTGCTGCTTCGGTCATGACCTTTGATTCTTTCGATGATGCCCAAACTGTCCGCGACGTCCTGGCCAACAGCTTGGAAGATGAAGCCGCCACCGCGACCGATCCCGTTTATCTGTCCCTGACCGATTTGCGAGTGGCCGTGGTCAAGGATTTTGCCAGTCGCGCTGGTCTGCCGAGGCTCACCTCATTTGTTCCGGCCGAAACATTGCCCTCATTGGCGTTGGCCCACACGATTTATGGGGACGCGACCCGTTCCGATGAAATTTGTACACGCAACAAGGTTCGACACCCCGGGGCCGTGCCTGGTGGCGTGAAATTGGAGGTTCTGACCAATGACTAACCCGGACGTGCGCCTGACGATCGACGGCCGCGAATTCGGCGGCTGGAAGCGGATAACCATTCGGCGAGGCCTGGAGCAACTGGCCGCAACCTTTGAACTCGGGCTTAAGGACCGTTGGTCCGGGCAGGACACGGTGCGTCCCATCAATCCGGGGGCCGCCTGTACCGTAAGCATTGACGGGACACCGATCATCGCTGGTCATGTGGATGACGTTGCCATCGAATATGATGCCAAAAGCCACGGAATCACGGTCTCGGGCCGTGATAAAACCGGTGACCTGGTCGACTGCTCGGCACCCTCGACACAATTTTCCGGCAGAACTCTGGCCGAAGTGGCCGAGGAGTTATGCAAACCATTTGGAGTAGGCGTCAAGGTGTCTACCGACGTAGGCGGCTCGTTTTCGCGCCTGAAGAACAACGAAGGTGACTCCATATTTGAAACCCTGGAATCCGCTGCCCGGATACGGGCGGTGTTGTTGCTCTCCGACGGGCTTGGCAACCTCGTCATTGACCGGGCCGGAACGCGGCGAATTAAAACACCTCTTGAGCTTGGCGAAAACATTCTGAAAGCCAATGGCAAAACCTCCCACAGAGATCGATTCAGCCGCTATCAGGTCAAGGGCCAAATGTCCGGCACCGACGAATGGAATACCGAAGCCGCCGCCCACCCCATGGGCACGGCCAAGGACGCCGCTGTCAATCGTCATCGCCCCCTGACTATCCTGGCCGAAGAACAAATCGACGAAGCAGCGGCCAATGACCGCGCCGAATGGGAGAGAAATGTACGGTTCGGCCGAAGCAAGCGGGTCAATTACACGGTGCGCGGTTGGTTCCATTCCGGGGGACTTTGGCAACCCGGCTTCATCGTGCCGGTCCGTGATTCATATCTTGGCATCAATGAAAATCGTCTGATTGTGGGCGTTGACCTGATGCTGACTGAACGGGGCTTCACCACGGGGCTTTCCCTTCTGCCACGCCAAGCCTTTGACCGTATTGAACTGCCTGAACCGGGAGAGGAACAAGCATGGTGATTCGCGCCCTTGAAAAGATGCTCAGACCTATCCGACGCAGGCTGACGCTCATGGTCTCCAGGGCCGTATTGGTCATGATTGATGATGACACGACGCTCCAGGAACTCCAGACCCGGATTCTCGGCGAGGAACTCCTTGATAGCCTTGAACGCTTCCAGCAGTACGGCTTCACCTCTGTTCCGCACCAAGGAGCTGAAGCCATAACCCTGTCCGTTGGTGGTCATCGATCCCACACCGTTGTCATCAACGTTGACGATCGCCGTTATCGACTCAAAGGCCTTCAGGGCGGTGAAGTAGCTCTCTACACGGACGA is a window from the Pseudodesulfovibrio sp. JC047 genome containing:
- a CDS encoding phage baseplate assembly protein V, producing the protein MVIRALEKMLRPIRRRLTLMVSRAVLVMIDDDTTLQELQTRILGEELLDSLERFQQYGFTSVPHQGAEAITLSVGGHRSHTVVINVDDRRYRLKGLQGGEVALYTDEDTNEGGCRIVLKRNNIIQMRARELDLEGSERVRIASLGELELHAGTRRETDVAGYGEALIFKNGTWHTDTYHEGSTFVAGTERGIQPPEVD
- a CDS encoding phage baseplate assembly protein, yielding MTNPDVRLTIDGREFGGWKRITIRRGLEQLAATFELGLKDRWSGQDTVRPINPGAACTVSIDGTPIIAGHVDDVAIEYDAKSHGITVSGRDKTGDLVDCSAPSTQFSGRTLAEVAEELCKPFGVGVKVSTDVGGSFSRLKNNEGDSIFETLESAARIRAVLLLSDGLGNLVIDRAGTRRIKTPLELGENILKANGKTSHRDRFSRYQVKGQMSGTDEWNTEAAAHPMGTAKDAAVNRHRPLTILAEEQIDEAAANDRAEWERNVRFGRSKRVNYTVRGWFHSGGLWQPGFIVPVRDSYLGINENRLIVGVDLMLTERGFTTGLSLLPRQAFDRIELPEPGEEQAW